One Pseudomonas sp. B21_DOA genomic window, TGCATCGCCGCGTGCAGCGGATGCAGGCGGTTGCGCGCAATCCATTCGGCGCGCGGGTCGCGGCGGATAATGTCGCTCATCAGTGCGCCTCCGCAGGTTCACGTTTGGCCGGGGTGGCAGGCTTGCTTGGCGCGGCGTCCTCGAGCAACGCGTCGGCCACCAGTTCGGCGATGTCCTTGATCAGCGGACGCGGTTCGACCACACCTTCGAGCATCGCCGTGCACTGTGGACAACCCACCGCCACCAGTTCGGCGCCAGTTTCGCGGATGTCTTCCATGCGCATGTCGGGGATGCGCTGCTTGCCCGGAATGTCGGTGATCGGCGCGCCGCCACCACCGCCGCAGCAGCGCGAACGGAAGCCGGAACGTTGCATCTCTTTGACTTCGATGCCGAGGGCACGCAGCACTTCGCGCGGCGCTTCGTACTCGCCGTTGTAGCGGCCCAGATAGCACGGATCGTGATAGGTCACGCTGCTGCCTTTGTGCTGACCGAGATTGAGCGCGCCGGCCTGAATGATCTCGGCCATGTAGGTGCTGTGGTGCTGCACCAGGTAATTGCCGTCGAAGGCGCCGTATTCGTTTTTCAGCACATGGAAACTGTGCGGATCGCAGGTGACGATGCGGTTGAAGCTGTATTTGGCCAGAGTCTGGATGTTGCGCTTGGCCAGCAACTGGAACGTCGCCTCGTCGCCGAGACGCCGCGCCACATCACCACTGTCGCGCTCTTCGAGGCCGAGCACGGCGAAGTCGATGTTTGCCGCTTTCAGCACTTTGACGAACGCGCGCAGGGTGCGCTGGTTGCGCATGTCGAAGGCGCCGTCGCCGACCCAGAACAGCACGTCGGTGGATTTCTTTTCGCTGAGCAGATTGAGGTTCAGATCCGCCGCCCAGTTCATCCGCCCGCCCGGGGCAAAACCGCCGGGGTTGTCGGTGGCGATCAGGTTTTCGAGGACTTCGGCACCCTTGTTCGGGGTCGCGCCTTTTTCCAGGGTCAGGTGACGGCGCATGTCGACGATCGCATCGACGTGCTCGATCATCATCGGGCATTCCTCGACGCAGGCGCGGCAGGTGGTGCACGACCACAGGGTTTCGGCATCGACCAGACCGTTGACGATCGGTTGGTGCGGATTGCCGCCATGCTCGCCGATTGGTTTGCCCGGATACGGGCTGCCGGCGAACTTCGCGTCAGTGCCGCCGGCGAGGCCGACGACCATGTCCTGAATCAGTTTTTTCGGGTTCAGCGGCTGGCCGGCGGCGAAGGCCGGGCACGCTGCTTCGCACTTGCCGCACTGCACGCAGGCGTCGAAACCGAGCAATTGGTTCCAGGTGAAATCCTTGGGTTTTTCCACGCCCAGCGGCGCATCGGGATTGTTCAGGTCCAGCGGCTTCAAACCGGTCGAGCGCCCGCCGCCAAAGCGTTCCGGGCGACGGTGCCAGGCCAGGTGCAGCGCACCGGCAAAGGCGTGTTTCATCGGCCCGCCCCAGGTCATGCCGAAGAACAGTTCCGACACGCCCCACAGC contains:
- the dgcB gene encoding dimethylglycine demethylation protein DgcB; its protein translation is MLNTLLPILLFAALGLAVLGALRRMNMWRRGRAAKVDLLGGLLAMPKRYMVDLHHVVARDKYIANTHVATAGGAVASIVLAILVHGFGLHNRILGYALLLMSAVMFVGAIFMYLRRVNPPARLSKGPWMRLPKSLLAFSASFFLVTLPVAGILPENFGGWVLAAILGVGVLWGVSELFFGMTWGGPMKHAFAGALHLAWHRRPERFGGGRSTGLKPLDLNNPDAPLGVEKPKDFTWNQLLGFDACVQCGKCEAACPAFAAGQPLNPKKLIQDMVVGLAGGTDAKFAGSPYPGKPIGEHGGNPHQPIVNGLVDAETLWSCTTCRACVEECPMMIEHVDAIVDMRRHLTLEKGATPNKGAEVLENLIATDNPGGFAPGGRMNWAADLNLNLLSEKKSTDVLFWVGDGAFDMRNQRTLRAFVKVLKAANIDFAVLGLEERDSGDVARRLGDEATFQLLAKRNIQTLAKYSFNRIVTCDPHSFHVLKNEYGAFDGNYLVQHHSTYMAEIIQAGALNLGQHKGSSVTYHDPCYLGRYNGEYEAPREVLRALGIEVKEMQRSGFRSRCCGGGGGAPITDIPGKQRIPDMRMEDIRETGAELVAVGCPQCTAMLEGVVEPRPLIKDIAELVADALLEDAAPSKPATPAKREPAEAH